From one Fundidesulfovibrio putealis DSM 16056 genomic stretch:
- a CDS encoding AMP-binding protein — MPTTPGYTLCKGLLDATDRYGADWCLRVVLADGSFQDMDRRRFLDMALGAAAWMRSVGVAPGDRVILCLENSPAWGAAYFAVLLAGGVAVPVDIASVPSDAAYYLEKTRARLVLSSRHDLFTGDLPAGCLLAHSLDAALAHAPLSRGEIHPAAPDDPAVLIFTSGTTGRPKAVRLTHANLLANVDSVARCGLLLPGDNLLAVLPLHHAYPCMVNLLVPLLLGARTTFVETLKPEAILGALKTAGVSILVLTPQYVGVFYRRILKRFEDLPLGLGRLVAAVLKLTAHVKPDPLGVLRRAVRKGVGPKFRFFVTGGAKCDPEVIAGMEALGIGVLEGYGLSETAPLVSINKPDTGRPGSVGQALPGVEVRIDRPDAEGYGEILIRGANVMPGYFEDPDASAKALQNGWFHTGDQGRMDPDGSVFVRGRERDIIVLQSGKKFPAEEIENHYRQAPSVGEICVLPGPDGSLRAVITPDPEFFKTTDSTDLRQNIRWDLEVLSRELPPYKRVGNFVVISADLPKTRLGKVKRHLVEKMLAEGQDGVSAEGVEWPELGQAGEAALAAIREAAGLSADAGVAPTSHLELDLGLDSLKRLELLTLLEDALGRPVEEERFQRLATAAEVVALARELSLDSGRDSAVGSGAGAGSPDVRTAGAGSGLHGDLPPEREHRVRLDFGTLDRLATAAVGGLLDAVIRLGFGLTVRGAQNIPEGAAIICCNHASFLDGFVVLSATPRRHRMRLYFLGLARFFDAPLVGTLAARFRLIAVDAGRISETMRFSSYVLRHGKLLCVFPEGARTVTGTLQQFRQGPVTLSKELGVPVVPAAVSGTFEAWPVGGKLRRHKLAVTFGAPMMPQTPEELREAVRALLAEG; from the coding sequence ATGCCCACCACTCCCGGCTACACGCTTTGCAAGGGCCTTCTGGACGCAACCGACCGCTACGGCGCGGACTGGTGCCTGCGCGTGGTCCTGGCCGACGGCTCCTTTCAGGATATGGACCGCCGCCGCTTTCTGGACATGGCTCTTGGCGCGGCGGCCTGGATGCGCTCCGTCGGCGTGGCTCCAGGCGACCGGGTGATCCTGTGCCTGGAGAACTCCCCGGCCTGGGGGGCTGCCTACTTCGCCGTCCTGCTGGCCGGAGGCGTGGCCGTGCCCGTGGACATCGCGTCCGTTCCCTCCGACGCCGCCTACTACCTGGAAAAGACGCGCGCCCGCCTGGTGCTCTCTTCGCGCCACGACCTGTTCACGGGGGATTTGCCCGCAGGCTGCCTCTTGGCCCACAGCCTGGACGCCGCCCTGGCGCACGCGCCGCTTTCGCGGGGGGAAATCCATCCCGCCGCGCCGGACGATCCGGCCGTGCTGATCTTCACCTCCGGCACCACCGGCAGGCCCAAGGCCGTGCGGCTCACCCACGCCAACCTGCTGGCCAATGTGGACAGCGTGGCCCGGTGCGGGCTGTTGCTTCCCGGCGACAATCTGCTGGCCGTACTGCCCCTGCACCACGCCTACCCCTGCATGGTGAACCTGCTGGTGCCGCTGCTGCTGGGCGCGCGCACGACCTTCGTGGAGACACTCAAGCCCGAAGCCATCCTTGGTGCGCTCAAGACTGCAGGCGTAAGCATTCTGGTGCTTACGCCGCAATACGTGGGCGTGTTTTACCGGCGCATCCTCAAACGCTTCGAGGACCTGCCCCTGGGCCTGGGGAGGCTTGTTGCGGCGGTCCTCAAGCTCACGGCGCACGTGAAACCCGACCCGCTCGGGGTGCTGCGCCGGGCCGTGCGCAAGGGAGTCGGCCCGAAATTCCGCTTCTTCGTAACCGGCGGGGCCAAGTGCGATCCGGAGGTGATTGCCGGGATGGAGGCGCTGGGCATCGGGGTGCTGGAGGGCTACGGCCTCTCCGAGACCGCCCCCCTGGTGAGCATCAACAAGCCGGACACGGGCAGGCCCGGCAGCGTGGGGCAGGCGCTGCCCGGAGTGGAGGTCCGCATCGACCGGCCAGACGCCGAGGGTTACGGAGAGATACTCATCCGGGGCGCAAACGTGATGCCCGGCTACTTCGAGGACCCGGACGCCTCGGCCAAGGCCTTGCAGAACGGCTGGTTCCACACCGGTGACCAGGGACGCATGGACCCGGACGGGTCCGTCTTTGTGCGCGGGCGCGAGCGCGACATCATCGTGCTGCAAAGCGGCAAGAAGTTTCCCGCCGAAGAAATCGAAAACCACTACCGCCAGGCCCCGAGCGTGGGGGAAATCTGCGTGCTGCCAGGCCCGGACGGGTCGCTGCGGGCGGTCATCACCCCGGACCCGGAATTTTTCAAAACCACCGATTCAACCGACCTGCGCCAGAACATCCGCTGGGACCTGGAGGTGCTCTCGCGCGAGTTGCCGCCATACAAGAGGGTGGGCAATTTCGTGGTCATCTCGGCGGACCTGCCAAAGACGCGCCTGGGCAAGGTGAAGCGCCATCTGGTGGAGAAGATGCTGGCCGAGGGCCAGGATGGAGTCTCAGCCGAGGGTGTGGAGTGGCCTGAACTAGGCCAGGCCGGGGAGGCCGCCCTGGCCGCCATCCGGGAAGCGGCGGGCCTGAGCGCGGACGCGGGCGTCGCGCCGACGTCGCACCTGGAGCTGGACCTGGGACTCGATTCACTCAAACGGCTGGAGCTGCTGACACTTCTGGAGGACGCGCTTGGGAGGCCCGTGGAAGAGGAACGCTTCCAGCGTCTGGCCACGGCGGCGGAGGTGGTGGCCCTGGCCCGCGAGCTGTCCCTGGACTCGGGCAGGGACTCCGCTGTAGGAAGCGGCGCTGGAGCCGGTTCGCCTGACGTGCGCACGGCGGGCGCGGGCTCCGGCCTGCACGGCGACCTGCCGCCCGAACGGGAGCATCGGGTGCGCCTTGATTTCGGGACGCTTGACCGGCTGGCCACTGCGGCGGTGGGCGGGCTTTTGGACGCGGTAATCCGGCTGGGGTTCGGCCTCACGGTGCGGGGAGCACAGAACATCCCCGAGGGCGCGGCCATCATCTGCTGCAACCACGCGAGCTTCCTGGACGGCTTCGTGGTGCTCTCGGCCACTCCCCGCAGGCACCGCATGCGCCTGTATTTCCTGGGGCTGGCCAGGTTTTTCGACGCCCCCCTGGTGGGCACGCTGGCTGCGCGGTTCAGGCTGATCGCCGTGGACGCCGGGCGCATCTCGGAGACCATGCGGTTTTCGTCTTACGTGCTGCGACACGGCAAGCTGCTGTGCGTGTTCCCGGAGGGCGCGCGCACCGTGACCGGGACGCTCCAGCAGTTCAGGCAAGGTCCGGTGACCCTCTCGAAGGAACTCGGCGTGCCCGTGGTGCCAGCAGCCGTCAGCGGGACTTTCGAAGCCTGGCCCGTGGGCGGGAAGCTGCGCCGCCATAAGCTGGCGGTGACGTTCGGCGCGCCCATGATGCCCCAGACGCCGGAAGAGTTGCGGGAAGCGGTGAGGGCGCTGCTGGCCGAAGGCTAG
- a CDS encoding substrate-binding periplasmic protein encodes MRVMTFLLFAVLLAATPAFALTIATEDSPPSTIVKGDALSGVSVEIVREIQKRVGDHTHIDVFPWARAYSMASTTPDVVLFATTRTPEREPLFTWVGPILSIKWGFFAMRSKARPLGSLEEAKAGVIIGTYKDDAREQFLKSQGFTNLDSSSSQMLNIRKLKAGRIDLLVSTNIGIATMPESCGLKPGDMVNVFTFKEVELYIAFSKGSDEATVAAWENAFDEMQDDGTLAAIQARWLPREASARK; translated from the coding sequence ATGCGTGTAATGACTTTTCTTCTGTTCGCGGTCCTTCTCGCCGCCACCCCAGCCTTCGCGCTGACTATCGCCACGGAGGACTCCCCTCCTTCCACCATCGTCAAGGGCGACGCCCTCTCCGGAGTGAGCGTGGAGATCGTCAGGGAAATACAGAAGCGCGTCGGCGACCACACCCACATCGACGTCTTCCCCTGGGCCAGGGCCTACTCCATGGCCTCCACCACGCCTGATGTGGTTCTCTTCGCCACCACGCGCACCCCGGAGCGTGAGCCTCTTTTCACCTGGGTCGGCCCCATCCTCAGCATCAAGTGGGGATTCTTTGCCATGAGGAGCAAGGCCAGACCCCTTGGCAGCCTGGAGGAAGCCAAAGCTGGTGTCATCATCGGCACCTACAAGGACGACGCGCGCGAGCAGTTCCTGAAGAGCCAAGGATTCACCAACCTGGACAGCTCCAGCAGCCAGATGCTCAACATCAGGAAGCTCAAGGCCGGGCGGATCGACCTCCTGGTGTCCACCAACATCGGAATCGCCACCATGCCGGAATCCTGCGGACTGAAACCGGGGGACATGGTGAACGTGTTCACCTTCAAGGAAGTGGAGCTGTACATCGCCTTTTCCAAAGGCAGCGACGAGGCGACAGTGGCGGCGTGGGAGAACGCCTTCGACGAGATGCAGGACGACGGCACGCTGGCGGCCATCCAGGCGCGCTGGCTGCCCCGGGAGGCTTCGGCCAGGAAGTGA
- a CDS encoding ABC-type transport auxiliary lipoprotein family protein: MTRTVTIHTRALLAVLALCLLGACAAPLSRPAPDRKLYNITAQRLESLPAATDKSVLKVRPLQVSPAYQGKEMVYRLGETEFESDYYNSFFVQPAQNMTQLTEQWLGRAGIFSNVVDSTSQVVDTHLLEGMVNSLYGDYRDRAAPKAVLEVQFFLLKNKNETYGVAFSRSYRKAVPFASGGKDAAPLAAAYNQALAEVLAELEQDLRGVK; encoded by the coding sequence ATGACACGCACCGTGACGATTCACACGCGCGCGCTGCTGGCCGTGCTGGCCCTGTGCCTGCTCGGCGCGTGCGCCGCGCCCTTGTCGCGCCCCGCGCCGGATCGCAAGCTCTACAACATCACGGCCCAGCGCCTGGAGTCCCTCCCTGCGGCAACGGACAAATCGGTGCTCAAGGTGCGCCCCTTGCAGGTCAGCCCCGCCTACCAGGGCAAGGAGATGGTCTACCGCCTGGGCGAGACCGAGTTCGAGTCTGACTATTACAATTCCTTCTTCGTGCAGCCCGCCCAGAACATGACCCAGCTTACCGAGCAGTGGCTCGGGCGGGCCGGAATATTCTCCAACGTGGTGGACTCCACCAGCCAGGTGGTGGACACCCACCTCCTGGAGGGCATGGTCAACTCCCTGTACGGCGACTACCGGGATCGCGCCGCGCCCAAGGCCGTTCTGGAAGTGCAGTTCTTCCTGCTCAAAAACAAAAACGAGACGTACGGCGTGGCGTTCTCCAGGAGTTACCGCAAGGCGGTCCCCTTCGCGTCCGGCGGCAAGGACGCCGCCCCACTGGCCGCTGCCTATAATCAGGCGCTGGCCGAGGTGCTGGCGGAACTGGAACAGGATTTGAGGGGAGTGAAATAG
- a CDS encoding MlaD family protein, with translation MSLKTNYFKLGLFIIGATVLLLLILVFFGLGALNKDKIMLESYFDESVQGLDIGSPLKFKGVKIGSVQRIRFVFNKYHDIKDVPFRYVLVEMALDPESAIALKSREDLKEAIWSEVENGLRVRIAPQGLTGTGYLEMDYVNPRANKPLPISWTPEYYYVPSAPSTIARLEETFENFSKLLRKIDDAGVDVAVQNINALLVVMRDAVKDANVPGLSDNVNSLIADLRKTNEHLNDIMASKDAREALKNLGQTLANLKTGTENLPQTIADLRKLLREVNSLVASQRDEVQGLLQQSKQVFENLNDLTGDAKRNPSRLFFGAPPAKVNPEKR, from the coding sequence ATGAGCCTGAAAACCAACTACTTCAAGCTTGGCCTGTTCATCATCGGCGCGACCGTGCTGCTGCTTCTGATCCTGGTCTTTTTCGGGCTCGGCGCCCTGAACAAGGACAAGATCATGCTGGAGAGCTACTTCGACGAATCCGTGCAGGGGTTGGACATCGGCTCGCCACTGAAGTTCAAGGGCGTCAAGATCGGTTCCGTGCAGCGAATCCGGTTCGTGTTCAACAAATACCACGACATAAAGGACGTCCCCTTCCGCTACGTGCTGGTGGAGATGGCCCTGGACCCCGAATCGGCCATCGCCCTGAAAAGCCGCGAGGACTTAAAGGAAGCCATCTGGAGCGAGGTGGAGAACGGCCTGCGTGTACGTATCGCCCCCCAGGGCCTCACCGGCACGGGCTACCTGGAGATGGACTACGTCAACCCGCGCGCCAACAAGCCCCTGCCCATCAGCTGGACCCCGGAATACTACTACGTGCCCTCCGCACCCAGCACCATCGCCCGCCTGGAAGAGACCTTCGAGAACTTCTCCAAGCTGTTGCGCAAGATCGACGACGCAGGCGTGGACGTGGCCGTCCAGAACATCAACGCCCTGCTGGTGGTCATGCGCGACGCCGTGAAGGACGCCAACGTCCCCGGCCTCTCGGACAACGTGAACAGCCTGATCGCGGATCTGCGAAAGACCAACGAACATCTGAACGACATCATGGCCAGCAAGGACGCGCGGGAAGCCCTCAAGAACCTGGGGCAGACCCTGGCCAACCTGAAGACCGGCACCGAGAACCTGCCCCAGACCATCGCCGACCTGCGAAAGCTCCTGCGCGAGGTGAACTCCCTGGTGGCCAGCCAGCGCGACGAGGTGCAGGGGCTGCTCCAGCAGAGCAAGCAGGTGTTCGAGAACCTGAACGACCTGACCGGCGACGCCAAGCGCAATCCCTCGCGACTGTTCTTCGGCGCCCCCCCGGCCAAGGTGAACCCGGAGAAGAGATGA
- a CDS encoding ABC transporter ATP-binding protein, whose amino-acid sequence MQGPAIEVSGLTMGYGENVVLRDVSFSVQPGEVFVILGGSGCGKSTLLKNMIGLFPPMSGMVTIQGRNIVGAHGRKLREILRSFGVMYQSGALFGSLTLLENICLPLEEFTRLPRDAREAVARLKLKLVGLAGSEDKLPSELSGGMQKRAAIARAMALDPAILFLDEPQAGLDPVTSAGIDELVLTLAASLGITFVIVSHELASIFAVADRVIMLDPQTKGIIAQGPPAELRDHSDNPKVRQFFNREA is encoded by the coding sequence ATGCAAGGCCCGGCCATCGAGGTTTCTGGGCTGACCATGGGCTACGGCGAGAACGTCGTGCTCAGGGACGTAAGCTTCAGCGTGCAGCCCGGCGAGGTGTTCGTCATCCTGGGTGGCTCGGGCTGCGGCAAGTCCACCCTCTTGAAAAACATGATAGGACTGTTCCCGCCCATGTCCGGCATGGTGACCATCCAGGGACGCAACATCGTGGGCGCGCATGGGCGCAAGCTCCGCGAGATCCTGCGGTCCTTCGGGGTGATGTACCAGTCCGGGGCGCTGTTTGGCTCGCTGACGCTGCTTGAGAACATCTGCCTGCCCCTGGAAGAGTTCACCCGCCTGCCGCGCGACGCCCGCGAGGCAGTGGCGCGCCTGAAGCTCAAGCTCGTAGGGCTGGCCGGTTCCGAGGACAAGCTCCCCTCGGAGCTGTCTGGCGGGATGCAGAAGCGCGCGGCCATAGCCCGCGCCATGGCCCTGGACCCGGCCATCCTGTTCCTGGACGAGCCCCAGGCCGGGCTCGACCCCGTCACCTCGGCTGGGATTGACGAACTGGTGTTGACCCTGGCCGCAAGCCTTGGCATCACATTCGTCATCGTCAGCCACGAGCTTGCCAGCATCTTCGCCGTGGCCGACAGGGTCATCATGCTCGACCCGCAGACCAAGGGAATCATCGCCCAAGGCCCGCCCGCCGAACTGCGCGACCATTCGGACAACCCAAAGGTCCGCCAATTCTTCAACCGGGAGGCTTGA
- a CDS encoding ABC transporter permease yields the protein MTPPASPTSLTFKPAPAGIAVTLTGRLDADGVSGIWDQAVRLAASPGQRLTVDAQAVDYCDGAGLALLVELRRRAEAARAEFRLDGLNQRFRDLYDQFSPQDLLPPASHKDKPSLPEEVGRKAAILIDDIYSLIAFIGEFAVALVRAAANPRSIRWRDALNVAETAGVNALPIIVLIGFLMGLIMAFQSAMPLKQFGAEIFVANLLALSLLRELGPLVTAIILAGRSGSAFAAEIGTMTVNEEINALRTMGLDPVRFLVVSRVLAAMAMTPMLTLFFSLAGLVGGALVMLSLGYPLVAFVNQVQMSVTLGDMLGGLLKASVFSLLVCAIGCQRGLRTRGGASSVGQSTTSAVVSGIILIAVADGVFAVVFYVMGW from the coding sequence ATGACGCCTCCGGCTTCCCCCACATCGTTGACTTTCAAGCCCGCGCCTGCGGGGATCGCCGTCACGCTTACCGGACGGCTCGACGCCGACGGCGTGTCCGGCATATGGGACCAGGCAGTGCGCCTGGCCGCCAGTCCGGGGCAAAGGCTCACGGTGGACGCCCAGGCAGTGGACTATTGCGACGGGGCAGGGCTCGCCCTGCTGGTGGAGCTGCGGCGGCGCGCCGAGGCGGCGCGGGCAGAATTCCGGCTGGACGGGCTGAACCAGCGGTTTCGCGACCTCTACGACCAGTTCTCCCCGCAGGACCTCCTGCCGCCAGCCTCCCATAAGGACAAACCCAGCCTGCCTGAGGAGGTGGGCCGCAAAGCCGCCATCCTCATCGACGACATCTATTCCCTCATCGCCTTCATCGGCGAATTCGCCGTTGCGCTGGTCCGCGCGGCTGCCAACCCTCGCTCCATCCGCTGGCGCGACGCCCTGAACGTGGCCGAGACCGCAGGAGTCAACGCCCTACCCATCATCGTGCTCATCGGCTTTCTCATGGGCCTCATCATGGCGTTCCAGTCGGCCATGCCGCTCAAGCAGTTCGGCGCGGAGATCTTCGTGGCCAACCTGCTGGCATTGTCGCTCCTGCGCGAACTCGGCCCGCTGGTCACGGCCATCATCCTGGCCGGGCGCTCGGGCTCGGCTTTCGCCGCCGAAATAGGCACCATGACCGTCAATGAGGAGATCAACGCCCTGAGGACCATGGGCCTGGACCCGGTGCGCTTCCTGGTTGTCAGCCGCGTGCTTGCGGCCATGGCCATGACGCCCATGCTGACGCTGTTCTTCAGCCTGGCCGGGCTGGTAGGCGGCGCGCTGGTGATGCTGTCGCTTGGGTATCCGCTGGTGGCCTTCGTCAACCAGGTGCAGATGTCGGTCACCCTGGGCGACATGCTGGGGGGACTTCTCAAGGCCAGCGTGTTCAGCCTGCTGGTGTGCGCCATCGGCTGCCAGCGGGGCTTGCGCACGCGCGGCGGAGCCAGCTCCGTGGGGCAGTCCACCACCAGCGCGGTGGTGTCGGGCATCATCCTCATCGCCGTGGCGGACGGAGTGTTCGCGGTGGTGTTCTACGTGATGGGCTGGTGA